A genomic region of Lodderomyces elongisporus chromosome 5, complete sequence contains the following coding sequences:
- the TIM10 gene encoding protein transporter tim10: protein MFGLGGTATPQISSQAKLAAAEAELDMVTGMFNSLVSQCHNKCINKSYNESDITKQESLCLDRCVAKYFETNVQVGENMQKLGQSGQFMGRR, encoded by the coding sequence ATGTTTGGATTAGGAGGCACCGCTACACCACAAATTTCATCCCAGGCTAAACTTGCCGCTGCCGAGGCCGAGTTGGACATGGTGACCGGAATGTTCAACTCTCTTGTTTCACAATGCCACAATAAATGCATAAACAAGTCTTACAACGAGAGTGATATCACCAAGCAAGAAAGCTTGTGTCTTGATAGATGTGTTGCTAAATACTTTGAGACCAATGTGCAAGTTGGTGAGAACATGCAAAAATTGGGTCAAAGCGGGCAATTTATGGGAAGAAGATAA
- the CYT2 gene encoding Cytochrome c1 heme lyase gives MGNEDSQPKCPVDHSSRQTWLSSLLWKSNESAQRPQANTSTSTTTSQCPVPHQASHPAPTQDQPVCPVSPSSRQAWLDKVSVTVTAPDAIESPSHASHASRAPASTSPPLPIANTSTDSTTCDSSVLMNDTSVKDNTTSNVDLPVEREISSIPRTSSSSNWIYPSQKQFFEAMQRKNWNPDTSDMKVIVPIHNLVNERAWKHILMWEQPYNEQATKECGGITLTSFKGDSKKMTPRAWLRSVIGGQQPPFDRHDWLVNRCGTEVEYVIDFYNGEEQGDANVWLDVRPKLNSWEGIKLRCMKAFGLS, from the coding sequence ATGGGAAACGAAGATAGCCAACCAAAATGCCCAGTAGACCATTCCAGTAGACAAACGTGGCTACTGAGTTTACTCTGGAAGTCAAATGAATCAGCGCAGCGCCCACAGGCCAacacatcaacatcaacaacgaCATCTCAATGTCCAGTACCACACCAAGCATCACATCCAGCACCTACTCAAGATCAACCAGTTTGTCCAGTGAGTCCTAGTAGTCGACAGGCATGGCTTGATAAAGTCTCCGTTACAGTCACTGCACCAGATGCAATCGAGTCTCCATCTCACGCATCTCACGCATCTCGTGCAccagcatcaacatcacCTCCTTTACCCATTGCTAATACATCAACGGATTCTACAACTTGTGATTCATCTGTGCTTATGAATGACACCTCTGTAAAAGACAACACTACATCGAATGTGGACCTCCCCGTTGAAAGAGAAATCAGTTCTATTCCACGTACTTCCTCGCTGTCCAACTGGATATACCCTtcgcaaaaacaattttttgaaGCAATGCAACGCAAGAATTGGAACCCTGACACCTCCGATATGAAAGTTATTGTTCCCATTCATAACTTGGTTAATGAACGTGCTTGGAAACATATCTTAATGTGGGAACAGCCATATAATGAACAAGCCACCAAGGAGTGCGGGGGAATCACTTTGACATCGTTTAAAGGCGACTCTAAAAAGATGACACCAAGAGCATGGTTGAGACTGGTTATAGGAGGCCAGCAACCACCGTTTGATAGACATGACTGGTTAGTTAACCGATGCGGTACTGAGGTCGAGTATGTGATTGATTTCTATAATGGAGAAGAACAAGGCGATGCAAATGTTTGGCTTGATGTAAGACCCAAATTAAACAGTTGGGAGGGAATCAAGTTGCGTTGCATGAAAGCTTTTGGTTTGAGTTGA
- the ERV29 gene encoding ER-derived vesicles protein erv29, giving the protein MSYRGPNQFQNQFGQPHQQHHSIPTAAAAAAAANSQPHPHPHIGPISSSKSPLEQFEQFSKKIEDLIDEYFKPLKPYVPAIGRAFLVATFYEDTIRIFSQWNEQVYYLHNYRHYWRWLTVIFLINNMLIMTIASTLVIIRKKINIATVGLIFVVVIQGVAYGLLFDTQFILRNLSVVGGLVLAFSDSIVRDKRSLNMPGLPMLDNKDHKKYFLLAGRLLLVLLFLGFVFSSEWSLGRVLIILVGLTSCASIVVGYKTKFAAAVMLILLFFYNVFTNQFWQYASKDARRDFLRYEFFQVLSIVGGLLLVVNAGAGELSIDEKKKIY; this is encoded by the coding sequence ATGTCGTATCGTGGACCCAATCAATTCCAAAATCAATTTGGCCAAccacaccagcaacaccattcTATtccaacagcagcagcggcGGCGGCAGCAGCAAACTCTCAGCCACACCCTCACCCACATATTGGTCCTATATCTAGTTCCAAGTCTCCTTTAGAGCAGTTTGAACAGTTTAGTAAAAAGATTGAAGATTTAATTGATGAATATTTCAAGCCATTGAAACCTTATGTTCCAGCAATCGGTAGAGCTTTCCTTGTGGCTACATTCTACGAAGACACCATTAGAATTTTTAGTCAATGGAATGAACAAGTGTATTACTTGCACAACTATAGACACTATTGGAGGTGGTTGACGGTgatttttttgatcaacAATATGCTCATCATGACCATTGCCTCGACTCTAGTCATtattagaaaaaagatCAATATTGCTACCGTGGGCTTgatctttgttgttgtgatcCAGGGTGTTGCATACGGCTTGTTGTTTGATACACAATTTATATTGAGAAACTTGTCCGTTGTGGGTGGACTAGTCTTGGCATTCTCTGATTCCATTGTGAGGGACAAGAGGTCACTCAACATGCCTGGATTGCCAATGTTGGACAACAAGGATCACAAGAAATACTTTTTACTTGCGGGAAGATTgttattggtgttgttatttttggGATTCGTCTTTTCTTCTGAATGGTCATTGGGAAGAGTGCTCATCATCCTAGTCGGCTTGACTTCATGTGCATCGATTGTTGTTGGATACAAGACCAAGTTTGCTGCTGCCGTGATGTTgatcttgttgttcttctaCAATGTCTTTACCAACCAATTTTGGCAATACGCTTCAAAGGATGCAAGAAGAGACTTTTTGAGGTATGAGTTCTTCCAAGTTTTGTCGATAGTTGGTGGGTTATTATTGGTGGTGAATGCCGGTGCGGGAGAGCTTTCAATTGacgaaaagaagaagatttattaa
- the SKI6 gene encoding Exosome non-catalytic core component (BUSCO:EOG0926407T) — translation MSRMELYSPEGLRIDGRRWNELRRFECRINTHPNSSDGSSYVEQGNTKVICTVIGPMEPTSRAQMNQDRANVEVNLTIANFSTFERKKRSKTEKRLVELRTTLERTFEQSILLHLYPRTNITINVQVLNQDGGMLAAVTNSITLALMDAGIAMYDYVSSISCGLHDQSPLLDLNNLEENDMSCLTIGVIGKSEKLALLMLEDKMPLDNLEKVLGIAIAGSHRIKDLMDMEVRRHGSARAAKLVK, via the coding sequence ATGTCGCGAATGGAATTGTATTCACCGGAGGGATTGAGAATAGACGGAAGACGATGGAATGAGCTTCGCCGATTCGAGTGCAGAATCAACACACACCCAAACTCATCGGATGGGTCATCATACGTTGAACAAGGAAACACCAAGGTGATATGCACAGTTATTGGACCCATGGAACCTACAAGCCGAGCACAAATGAATCAGGATAGAGCCAATGTTGAAGTCAATCTTACGATTGCCAACTTTTCTACTTTTGAACGGAAAAAACGGTCCAAAACCGAGAAAAGACTAGTTGAACTTCGAACTACTTTGGAAAGAACCTTTGAGCAGCTGATATTATTACACTTGTACCCTAGAACTAATATCACTATCAATGTTCAAGTATTGAACCAGGATGGTGGCATGCTTGCTGCAGTGACCAATTCAATAACGTTGGCGTTGATGGATGCAGGTATAGCAATGTACGATTACGTGAGCAGTATTAGTTGTGGTTTACATGATCAATCTCCATTGCTTGATTTAAACAATTTGGAAGAAAATGATATGAGTTGTTTGACTATCGGAGTTATTGGAAAGAGTGAGAAACTTGCGTTGTTGATGCTTGAAGATAAGATGCCCTTGGATAATTTGGAGAAAGTGTTGGGCATTGCAATTGCTGGTAGCCATAGGATTAAGGATTTGATGGATATGGAAGTGAGACGACACGGAAGTGCGAGAGCAGCAAAGTTGGTGAAGTAG
- the GPI14 gene encoding GPI mannosyltransferase 1 (CAZy:GT50; BUSCO:EOG09261XAF) → MPVKYTDIDYLVFSDASKYVYNGMSPYMRETYRYTPVLAWLLLPNNWSGVWCHYGKVVFILGDLVTGYIITKLLSQSKLNQRKITEKRKLIYASIWLLNPMVITISTRGSSESVLTSMIMMSLYYLLSTSNENLVVSAIWLGIAIHFKIYPVIYLPSILYYLSDKVETPLVGISSLKINWKNITFLLVTCASFSTLTALMYLIYGQEFLDETYLYHLTRLDHRHNFSIYNVLLYYKSAVLGSSPLSTGYDIEKLAFIPQLMISGIVIPLLLAKQDLISCLFIQTFVFVAFNKVITSQYFIWFLIFLPHFLTRSNLATTRKTRGTIILLLWIGSQACWLYNAYRLEFLGENTFDYALLYSAVFFFLSNCICIREFIASV, encoded by the coding sequence ATGCCTGTAAAGTACACCGATATTGATTACCTCGTGTTTAGCGATGCTTCCAAATACGTGTATAATGGCATGTCTCCATATATGAGGGAAACTTATAGATATACACCCGTGTTGGCATGGTTATTATTACCGAACAATTGGAGTGGAGTATGGTGCCATTATGGTAAGGTTGTGTTCATATTGGGAGATTTAGTTACTGGCTATATCATTACAAAGTTGTTGTCTCAGCTGAAGCTAAATCAAAGAAAGATTActgaaaaaaggaaattaaTTTATGCTTCTATTTGGCTATTGAATCCAATGGTGATTACGATAAGTACGAGGGGATCATCGGAGAGCGTTTTAACCTCGATGATTATGATGTCATTATATTACTTGTTATCGACTTCCAACGAAAACCTTGTAGTTTCGGCCATATGGCTTGGAATTGCTATCCATTTCAAGATTTATCCCGTTATTTACTTGCCAAGTAtactttattatttatcCGACAAAGTCGAAACACCCCTAGTTGGTATTTCCAGTTTAAAAATCAACTGGAAAAACATCACGTTCTTACTTGTAACGTGTGCGTCTTTTTCCACATTAACAGCGTTGATGTATCTCATATACGGACAAGAGTTTTTGGATGAAACATACTTGTATCACCTCACGAGGTTGGACCATAGACACAATTTTTCCATCTACAATGTGTTACTCTATTACAAATCTGCAGTTTTGGGATCTTCGCCATTAAGCACCGGCTATGACATTGAGAAGTTAGCATTTATTCCGCAATTGATGATTTCGGGAATAGTCATTCCGCTTTTGTTGGCCAAGCAAGATTTGATTTCTTGTTTATTCATCCAGacatttgtatttgttgctTTCAATAAAGTGATTACTTCACAATATttcatttggtttttaatatttttgcCACATTTTTTGACCAGATCGAATCTAGCGACCACACGGAAAACAAGAGGCACTATAATCTTGTTATTGTGGATTGGATCACAGGCATGTTGGTTGTACAACGCGTATCGCTTAGAGTTTTTGGGTGAAAACACGTTTGATTATGCCTTGCTATACTCTGcggttttcttctttttgagCAACTGCATATGTATCAGAGAATTTATAGCTAGTGTGTAA
- the HGH1 gene encoding Protein hgh1 (BUSCO:EOG09262F7P), with protein MPTELEELVGFLHSPQPAVVQIALDNLVGYSTGPTQQIFRYDNYEAIKDLKRLSKSDSKTTVAQSVTILANLCEDIAMRNLIVENLEFLKFLVSRIIRIKNTNADIMCILLTNLAKNDLINKILEFEVDFTDEEEKKVFSSSKALDCLMDCFVKGYDRKLNPYANYDYLAYFFADLSRFQQGREYFITEQVYDSVVPISKLLVFTEKYDDKIRREGVASTIKNSLFDTNAHMKLLTDPKINILPFLLLPLAGPEEIDEDEMFDLPDELQLLPPDKKREPLAGIQCIHLESILLLCTTRSAREYLREKQVYAIIRELHKATTSDKVADLCDRVVQMLKRDEAPETAEIEELESDEDDDKIVEIL; from the coding sequence ATGCCAACTGAATTAGAAGAGCTCGTGGGATTCTTGCATTCCCCTCAGCCAGCTGTTGTACAGATTGCTCTTGACAATCTTGTGGGATACTCTACGGGTCCTACGCAACAAATTTTCCGCTATGATAACTACGAAGCTATCAAAGATCTTAAAAGGCTAAGCAAGTCTGATAGTAAGACAACTGTGGCTCAATCAGTTACTATTTTAGCAAATTTATGTGAAGATATTGCCATGAGGAACCTTATTGTTGAGAATTTAGAGTTTTTGAAGTTTTTAGTTTCGAGGATTATAAGGAtcaaaaacacaaatgCCGACATAATGTGTATACTTTTGACCAACTTGGCAAAGAATGACTTGATCAATAAAATATTGGAATTTGAAGTTGATTTCACcgacgaagaagagaagaaagttttttcatcatccaAAGCACTTGATTGTCTTATGGATTGTTTTGTTAAAGGATATGACCGAAAGTTGAACCCATATGCAAATTACGACTACCTtgcatatttttttgctgaTCTTTCACGTTTCCAACAAGGTAGAGAATACTTTATCACCGAGCAAGTATACGATAGTGTTGTcccaatttcaaaattacTCGTGTTCACTGAAAAATACGATGACAAGATTAGAAGAGAGGGTGTTGCGTCTACCATTAAGAACTCATTGTTCGACACTAATGCACACATGAAGCTACTCACGGATCCAAAGATCAACATTTTACCATTTTTGCTCTTACCTTTGGCAGGTCcagaagaaattgatgagGATGAAATGTTTGACTTACCCGATGAATTACAATTGTTGCCACCTgacaaaaagagagagcCATTAGCTGGTATCCAATGCATCCATTTAGAGTCAATTTTATTGCTATGTACCACCAGATCAGCAAGAGAGTATTTGCGTGAAAAACAAGTATATGCCATAATTAGAGAGTTGCACAAGGCAACCACCTCAGATAAAGTTGCAGACTTGTGTGATAGAGTAGTGCAAATGTTGAAGAGAGATGAGGCGCCTGAAACTgcagaaattgaagaactAGAAagtgatgaagatgatgacaaAATAGTTGAGATTCTATAA
- the TFG1 gene encoding transcription factor IIF subunit tfg1, whose product MSQQVPQVKTEPGIKKEPGTENNEEWQTIPLKSYGPEDVDENTRIHIMKLISRNDVNIVKDFEKPVRLHRKDPRNMQFHLTRQELDQRKREKEEAEKQNATKQETKKGKGEGKDKDKGKGKDKENENENENGGENEKEQEEGNTEGDGKSDVKSDKAKEEIKSKIAPEEGKLMRGQADLSQVAPDGGARKNKKNLFKRKTKQINLMDEAKRKLRYEEHYPWVIEDYTGKNVYVGNYEAGSTESSHVLFVFDKDGFKMIPAEKVYRFTPRNKYATLTLEEAEQKMEKNSSVPRWLMKHIENDSIAEGSPDQRFRNNSPSANGRVINDNTRGRRMRTVIGGSSSSGHTNSGSGKDRDSDHDDLDFEEEFADDEEAPIMDGDEEENKMSERKIKKEMLRAAHLNADEDADVEDDLDDLFETEKSRKVDKEGKKLKKMLNKREGGIYDSDDEERELLPYLSKSDLESDEESDNEIKVKQEPNQEEAGSGATSGPGAGESVGPAMRHITAAYLGDGFVTISAPKEFLSTFPAGEWVPNGRKRPTSPIGVEMASPQKKSKTGNVSSSDKDKDIDKDNKNNNDNNKENENNASMNTVTVKREPSREPVSRSASPVNAEGSTYDLNDAGPSNLLVTVNEILSIVKDRPLTTKELLLGLKNRISAHADNKQRIIAIVKQNLKLVDGKLALRE is encoded by the coding sequence ATGAGTCAACAAGTGCCACAAGTCAAGACTGAGCCCGGTATTAAGAAGGAACCTGGAACTGAAAACAATGAGGAATGGCAAACTATTCCTCTAAAGTCGTATGGACCTGAAGATGTAGATGAAAACACACGGATCCACATTATGAAACTTATTTCTAGAAACGATGTAAATATAGTAAAGGATTTTGAGAAGCCTGTTAGACTTCATAGAAAGGATCCAAGGAACATGCAGTTTCATCTCACACGTCAAGAATTGGATCaacgaaaaagagaaaaggaagaggcagagaaacaaaatgcaaccaaacaagaaaccaagaaaggaaagggcGAGGGCAAAGACAAGGACAAAggcaaaggaaaagacaaagaaaatgaaaatgaaaatgaaaatggaggagaaaatgaaaaagaacaagaagaggGCAATACAGAGGGTGATGGTAAGTCTGATGTCAAAAGTGACAAAgctaaagaagaaataaagagtAAGATAGCACCAGAGGAGGGGAAACTCATGAGAGGTCAAGCCGATTTGTCTCAAGTGGCACCAGATGGAGGTGCTCGtaagaataagaaaaacttgttcaagagaaagacaaaacaaataaatttgATGGACGAGGCGAAAAGGAAACTTAGATACGAAGAACATTATCCATGGGTTATTGAAGATTACACGGGTAAGAATGTTTATGTGGGGAACTATGAAGCAGGATCAACAGAGCTGCTGCACGtactttttgtatttgataAAGATGGTTTCAAGATGATCCCAGCCGAGAAAGTTTATAGATTTACACCAAGAAACAAGTATGCTACATTGACATTGGAAGAAGCCGAGCAGAAAATGGAGAAAAACTCGAGCGTGCCTAGATGGTTAATGAAGCACATTGAAAATGATTCCATCGCTGAAGGTTCACCAGATCAAAGATTTAGAAACAACTCGCCATCTGCTAATGGGCGTGTAATCAATGACAATACACGAGGCAGAAGAATGAGAACTGTGATTGGTGGCAGTAGCAGCAGTGGTCACACCAACAGTGGATCTGGTAAAGATAGAGATTCAGACCATGATGATTTGgattttgaagaagagtttGCAGACGACGAAGAAGCGCCAATTATGGATggagatgaagaagaaaataaaatgtcagagagaaaaatcaagaaagaaatgcTCAGAGCTGCACACTTGAATGCTGATGAAGATGCCGACGTGGAGGATGATTTGGATGATTTGTttgaaacagaaaagtCAAGAAAAGTTGATAAGGAAGgtaagaaattgaagaagatgttgaacaaaagagaaggtGGAATTTATGATAGTGATGACGAAGAGCGTGAGCTTTTGCCATACTTGTCCAAGTCTGATTTGGAAAGCGATGAAGAAAGTGATAATGAAATTAAGGTGAAACAAGAACCGAATCAAGAAGAAGCTGGTAGCGGTGCTACTTCAGGACCGGGAGCAGGAGAAAGTGTAGGTCCAGCTATGCGACATATCACTGCTGCATACTTGGGAGATGGATTTGTTACTATCCTGGCGCCAAAAGAGTTTCTTAGCACATTCCCTGCAGGTGAATGGGTACCAAATGGAAGGAAACGTCCTACTAGTCCTATTGGTGTAGAGATGGCTTCtccacaaaaaaagagcaagacTGGAAACGTCAGCAGCAGTgataaagacaaagacatagacaaagacaataaaaataacaatGACAATAATAAAGAGAATGAGAATAATGCTCTGATGAATACTGTCACTGTCAAGAGGGAGCCATCAAGAGAACCAGTATCAAGATCAGCCTCACCAGTCAATGCAGAAGGCTCTACTTATGATTTGAATGATGCAGGGCCATCTAATTTGTTGGTGACAGTAAATGAAATCTTGAGTATTGTCAAGGACCGTCCTCTTACTACAAAGGAGTTGCTTTTGGGACTCAAGAATAGAATCAGTGCCCATGCGGATAACAAACAGAGAattattgctattgttaAGCAAAATTTGAAACTTGTTGATGGTAAACTAGCACTTAGGGAATAA
- the ERG8 gene encoding phosphomevalonate kinase — translation MTKAFSAPGKALLAGGYLVLDPQYDAYVVALSSRMYAVIDSNGENLHLTNSKVIITSPQFQNGEWEYHFEKSADYKHPMETKKNGNPFLEATLATILSYTQPNSHFDLKITIFSDPGYHSQTNTSEKHSVNGKKTFLYHSQEINKVPKTGLGSSAGLVTVVTTALMSYFQPGSEDSLDLIHNLAQVAHCKAQNKIGSGFDVAAAVYGSIIYRRFQPSVVTDILDKLYADPHAAKLAIDGDWEFKHAKCALPPSIRLMMGDIQGGSETPKMVSKVLQWRSECPERAKKVYKSLNDANVGFTNVIGSLSQDSMNITKDQRRAISEAIQRIRQGLKELTAGADVPVEPPIQTTLLDNVSQINGCLGGVVPGAGGYDAVAVLVLAEYMDTIKESTKTSPELYNFVQWVDLHEEAEGLRKEDISDFNGLI, via the coding sequence ATGACCAAGGCTTTTAGTGCTCCAGGGAAGGCACTTCTTGCGGGAGGGTACTTGGTACTAGACCCTCAATACGATGCTTACGTTGTTGCGCTTTCATCGCGAATGTATGCTGTTATTGATTCCAACGGTGAAAATTTACATTTGACTAATTCCAAAGTGATAATTACGTCTCCACAATTCCAAAATGGTGAATGGGAATACCATTTCGAGAAATCTGCTGATTACAAGCACCcaatggaaacaaaaaagaatgggaACCCATTTTTGGAAGCGACACTAGCGACAATCTTATCGTATACGCAACCAAACAGTCATTTCGACTTGAAAATCACGATATTCTCTGACCCGGGATACCACTCGCAAACAAACACATCAGAAAAACATTCAGTTAATgggaaaaaaacatttttgtACCATAGTCAAGAGATAAACAAAGTACCGAAAACAGGGCTTGGATCATCTGCTGGGTTGGTCACCGTGGTCACGACTGCATTGATGTCGTATTTCCAGCCTGGAAGCGAGGATTCGTTAGATTTGATACACAATTTAGCCCAAGTTGCTCATTGTAAGGCCCAGAATAAGATTGGATCCGGCTTCGATGTCGCCGCTGCAGTGTATGGATCAATCATATATCGAAGATTTCAGCCACTGGTTGTTACTGATATTTTGGACAAACTCTATGCAGACCCGCATGCGGCAAAACTTGCCATTGATGGCGACTGGGAGTTCAAACATGCCAAATGCGCGTTGCCTCCAAGTATAAGATTGATGATGGGCGACATTCAAGGTGGTTCAGAAACTCCCAAGATGGTGTCAAAGGTTCTCCAATGGAGATCAGAGTGTCCcgaaagagcaaaaaaagtttaCAAACTGTTGAATGATGCAAATGTTGGATTCACAAATGTAATTGGAAGCTTGAGTCAAGATAGTATGAACATTACAAAAGATCAGCGACGTGCAATCAGTGAAGCAATTCAAAGGATCCGCCAAGGCTTGAAAGAATTAACTGCTGGAGCAGATGTGCCCGTAGAGCCACCTATACAGACAACATTGCTCGATAATGTCAGCCAAATTAATGGTTGCCTTGGAGGTGTTGTTCCAGGAGCAGGAGGCTACGACGCTGTGGCAGTTTTAGTTTTGGCCGAATATATGGACACGATAAAGGaatcaacaaaaacttCACCAGAATTGTATAATTTTGTACAATGGGTAGACCTTCACGAGGAGGCAGAGGGGTTGAGAAAAGAGGATATCTCTGACTTCAATGGCTTAATTTAG
- the TYR1 gene encoding prephenate dehydrogenase (NADP(+)) (BUSCO:EOG09262CBI) translates to MSSDKSKELENEWKKSKVIGIIGLGDMGFLYARRFSAAGWRVIGCDREDVYDELSDKYKDEKFQVRRNGHLVSRESDYIIYSVEAENIKKIVSLYGPSTKYGAIVGGQTSCKAPEIEAFEKFLPSDTQIISLHSLHGPKVNTTGQPLVIIAHKAESESVQFVRSLVSCLNSKIVELTAKEHDRITADTQAVTHAAFLSMGVAWRTSNQYPWQVPKWVGGIENAKINISMRIYSNKWHVYAGLAITNPSAHDQVLQYSKSTTELFTLMIQGKKEELNQRLQKVKDFLFHHISDHNLLLDDNILEKFSLSKTPPEGKQPNSHLSLLAIADSWYNLGISPYDHIICSTPLFRIFLGVTEYIFCTPRLLEESIDVAANDPTFRQDDLHFTIAAESWAKIIKFGNFDLYREEFNKTQAFFQPMFQEANSIGNEMIRTILDRVKEREKERGE, encoded by the coding sequence ATGAGCAGTGACAAACTGAAAGAATTGGAGAATGAATGGAAGAAATCCAAAGTTATCGGGATCATTGGTCTTGGAGATATGGGTTTCCTTTACGCACGAAGATTTAGTGCAGCTGGTTGGCGTGTTATAGGCTGTGACCGAGAGGATGTTTATGACGAGTTGAGTGACAAGTACAAGGATGAAAAGTTTCAAGTAAGACGTAATGGTCATTTGGTTTCGCGGGAGTCGGACTATATTATTTATAGTGTTGAAGcagaaaatatcaaaaaaattgtctcCTTATATGGACCCTCAACTAAATATGGAGCTATAGTAGGAGGTCAGACATCTTGTAAGGCACCGGAGATTGaagcttttgaaaaattctTACCTAGTGACACCCAGATAATTTCCCTACACTCGTTGCATGGCCCAAAAGTGAACACTACGGGGCAGCCTTTGGTAATAATTGCTCACAAAGCAGAATCGGAATCAGTTCAGTTTGTGCGCCTGCTTGTGTCTTGTCTTAATTCCAAAATTGTTGAACTAACTGCAAAAGAACACGATAGAATCACGGCGGATACGCAGGCAGTGACCCATGCGGCATTCTTGTCGATGGGGGTAGCATGGAGAACTTCGAACCAATATCCATGGCAAGTACCTAAATGGGTTGGTGGTATTGAAAATGCCAAGATCAACATTTCAATGCGAATATATTCCAACAAGTGGCATGTTTATGCTGGATTGGCGATAACAAACCCATCGGCACATGACCAAGTGTTGCAATACTCCAAATCCACTACCGAGCTTTTTACACTCATGATTCAAGGTAAAAAAGAGGAATTGAACCAACGATTACAAAAAGTGAAAGATTTTTTGTTCCATCATATCAGCGACCACAATTTACTTCTTGACGATAACATTTTGGAGAAGTTTTCATTGAGCAAAACCCCTCCCGAGGGTAAACAACCAAATTCGCACTTATCGCTTTTAGCAATTGCCGATAGTTGGTATAATTTAGGAATCCTGCCATATGATCACATTATTTGTTCAACTCCGCTTTTCAGGATTTTCTTGGGTGTCACGGAGTATATCTTTTGTACACCAAGGTTGCTCGAGGAGAGTATAGATGTTGCTGCCAATGACCCAACATTTCGACAAGATGATTTACACTTTACGATTGCTGCTGAGTCGTGGGCCAAGATCATCAAATTTGGCAATTTCGACCTTTACCGAGAAGAATTTAACAAAACGCAAGCATTTTTTCAGCCGATGTTCCAAGAAGCAAATTCTATTGGTAATGAGATGATTAGAACAATATTAGATAGAGTTAAAGAAagggagaaagagagaggagagtga
- the ARL1 gene encoding Arf GTPase arl1, producing MGQAFSFANIFGKLWSTNKEIRILILGLDGAGKTTILYRLQMGEVVTTKPTIGFNVETLKYKNITLNIWDLGGQTSIRPYWRCYYSNTSAVIFVVDSTDKDRIDTACKELHTMLKEEELQDSALLVFANKQDQPGAMTAAEVSQALSLTDLKDRSWSIVASSAIKGEGLTEGLDWLMDVIKDEQL from the coding sequence atgggACAGGCTTTTAGTTTTGCCAATATCTTTGGGAAGCTATGGTCTACAAACAAGGAGATCCGGATTCTTATACTAGGCTTGGATGGTGCAGGTAAAACAACTATATTATATCGCTTGCAAATGGGCGAGGTGGTAACAACCAAACCAACTATTGGATTCAACGTGGAGACATTAAAGTATAAAAATATCACATTGAACATATGGGATTTGGGAGGACAAACGTCCATCAGACCATACTGGCGGTGCTATTATAGCAACACCTCGGCAGTGATATTCGTGGTGGATTCGACAGATAAAGATCGTATCGATACTGCATGCAAAGAGTTACATACCAtgttgaaagaagaagaactaCAAGATAGCGCACTTCTTGTCTTTGCTAATAAGCAGGATCAACCAGGTGCCATGACAGCAGCGGAAGTTTCACAAGCATTGAGTCTAACAGATTTGAAAGATAGGAGCTGGAGTATAGTTGCGTCGAGTGCAATCAAAGGCGAGGGTTTAACCGAGGGATTGGACTGGTTGATGGATGTGATTAAAGATGAGCAATTGTAA